The region ATAAAATGGACAAAACGATTGAACATTTCAGCACCATTGGGAATAGGCAGTTTTAGCCAGGGTGTTCTTTAAACTGGTCTCATATCcagttttagaaaaaacttAGGTTATAAAAATGGTCTGACAAGAATCTGAATTCAGTATCTGTAAATGCCCTTTAACTAGAGCACAACTGTTGTTTGACTGTGAAGTTACGTTAAGTTCAATTTGTGCTTTATTAAAAACCCTCTACTCTTTTGAATCAGTGAAATGAACTCAACAGTGACCCGTTCACCTGCTTGCCACAATTCGCCGTGATGACATATTTTCCTGCCATTCGTAGTTTCCACCAGAGGTCTAAAGACCAAAGACGGTCCAAACCTTCCTTGGATGTCTGAGCGAATTAAAAGAAGTGAATATAATCTGTTGTTGTGCGTCTATGGCTTCACACCTAAGTTGTCATTTCATCGCTTTCAGGGTGAAAACCTCCGCCGGGAGTGCCGTCATAATTTATGCCCAGTTGGGAAAAGCTTCATCGGGGTCTGGCTATTGCCAGgtatgtgttttaaaagtctatttgaatttgtttgtatGTCCAGTCCAGCTGTGATGTACAAACGGACTGCCCGCAGTTCGCTGTGATGATGCCTTTTCCTGCCATTCGTAGTTTCCACCAGAGGTCGAAAGACCAAAGATGGCCCAAACCTTCCTTGGATGTCTGAGCGAATTAGAATCCAGTTGTGTCCGTTTGCTCAAAACGTTTGGTCTGTTTGCTGATGTTTATTTCTTCCAACAGGTCCACGAGAAACTGGGAGCCGCCCTGCATCGATTCCTCAACTCGGGAGGCTTTTTCCAGACTGCTGATTGTTAGTTCTACTGTTGCTCTATGCAATTTTTTGTTTATCAAGAAATAAAGCTCCAGCTGTAGCTAACTAAAGTTCCTTCTGTCTGCAGTAGACAGCGCACTGCAATAATTGTTTCCTTGAGATAATGGATTGTTAAGGATTCTCCCAACATTGAATACAAATGGAATGAACTCTTGACTTTGTTTCAATAAACCCTCAAGTGTGTGAAATATTTCTCATCTCGTCAGTGGTTGTAAGTAAAGGGGCCCATCTGCCTAATGTAATCCGTAGGGATGCACTAATTTTAACGTGCTTAAACGTCCAGTCTTCATTGCGTCACCCTTACCTCACACTGGgacaagctgtgtgtgtgtgtgtggggggggggggggcatggcattaaagcacatttaaatAGTTAAATCTACAGTATTGAAATGAGAATCCActataaatttgttttacatcTTGGTATTTGTCACAATTTTTGGGTGGTTGTACCAGCCACACACCAATATAATTCACTTGTATGGTGTCACAAAATATTGTGACGCCATACATTatattaaatgttgaaaaaatggtttttttttttttttttaactggggttttgtgaatttaaaaacaaatatatagatAAATGGTAGGAAGGCTGGATGGATGGTGGAAATTCTGACCCTCTTGGGCCTCCGTATACGCCGCGTCTCGGAGCAGCTGTCCATGAAGGGGCTGCTGTCAAAGCAGCGCTAACCTAGCTAGCTGCCGTTTGTCGGGTAGCCGGCACCGGGAGAGGATAAAAGGCAAACCATGGCGAGCGTGCACCCCCCGGTGAGTACACTCGACATGATAATCCACCTGTTCACACACTTTAAGTTGTCACGGTTTTATACTTTTGACAGCTAAATGAGCAAAAACAGCGGTTAACGGTAGCTAACGTTTCCCTAGCTGGCTGGCTAGCTAGCTGCCCGGTTCAGGTCAGCTGTAAACGAGCTGTCGATGCTCGGGCTGCCCCCGTTTCAACGTGGCAATACAGACACGTTATCAAAGACATGAAACGCCTTTTTTTCCTTACACATTACGAGCTGCTTTATGATACGGACGAGACGGAACGTAACTTGCCATTAAGCTCGTAGCAAGTTGTACTAACCCACATAAAACTGTCCGTTGAGAGCTGCTATTTCTGTCCCTGCCTCTCCTCATTACAGGACGACCTGCTGAAgatgacacacagagaaaactggAAGTGAGCAGCACCTACTTCATTCCCGTTTCACACCCCAaatctaaacattttaaattgaattaaattcaGCATTTCCCTCTATACTCATCTTTACCCCTGACCCCCATTTGcgtttttattcatctgttatCACCCCCCCCCTTCACAGGGTGCAGCATGAGCATCTGCATGTGAAGCACAGGGGCCACGAGGCCATGCACGCTGAGATGGTGCTGATCCTCATCGCCACGCTGGTGGTGGCACAGATAGTCCTGGTGCAGTGGAAGCAGCGGCACCACCGGTCCTACAATGTGAGTGGTGACGGTGCGGCTGTGAGGAGACCGGCTGAGTCGGGCTCAGAGAGACATTTTCACTCCTTCTAACTGTATTATGTTCCACTAAATAAGAGCATCCTGAAACGGGCTCTCCATTAACCTAAACTGAAGCTCTTAGAAGTGCTCAGTTTCTCTGCAGAACCCTTTAGTAAGTTTGAACCTCACGTGCCCCCCCCACAAAATGTGCTGAAAATCCACAGACCTTGGAGAAAAAGAACGACAATATcaagtaaataaaaaggaaaaaaatatataggaTGTTAAACCGTCCGTCCCTTTCTCAGCTGGTGACTCTGGTCCAGATGTGGGTGGTCCCTCTTTACTTCACCATCAAACTGTACTGGTGGAGGTTCCTGTCCATGTGGGGCATGTTCTCCGTCATCACCAGCTACGTCATCTTCAGAGCCACTCGCAAGCCGCTGTCCTGCAGGACGCCGAGGTAAGAGGAAATGAATCCTGAAACGCCCCCATGTTCTTCACTGTGCGGCTGCCATAGACGTGTTCGTGTCTTTTGATTGGAGTCCTAGACAATGAGACGTATATGAGACTCTCAGAAACTCGACCAGCGTTTGGTGTCGTTGGGAAAAGGGCAGGAATGAAAAGCGCCTTTTTCCTAACGAACACTGGATTCTTAGTAGATTTGAAATGATTATCAATAACGGATTAGTTGATCAACTGAAAAATAGTCAATAATTGTGATAGTTTTTTGGAAtaatttaaatcttttcttaAGCAAGGGTCCTGAACTTTCACTTGTTTGAAGTACATTTTTGCAGGTTGATAGTAAACAGAATTGAATTTTGAGCTGTTGGTTGGACGAAACCGGCAGTTTAAACAGGTCAGCTGGGTTCTTTGGAAAGTTGTGATTGgtgtttgtatttctgacaCTTAATAGACCAAATGGTTAACTGAGAAAAtgatctgcagattaatcaataatggaaataaatggTAGTTCTTACGTACTTGGAGCTTCCACCAATTAGTGCACCTCCgctgatatgtgtgtgttacagtattaTACGTGTTGAGGGTACTCTACATCTGTTATCTCCTAGGATGGTGTACAAGTGGTTCCTGTTGATCTACAAGCTGAGTTATGCAGTGGGCATCCTGGGCTACTTGGCCatcatgttcaccatgttcGGCTTCAACGTCTTCTTCAGGTCAGCCACTACTGACAATGAGTAGAGTGGCACAGCTCGACAGGAGCCCACGCGTGCCACGGTGAAAGTTCACCTCACAGCGGATCTGTGCATCATTAAGTCACTCGAATGCAAAGAAAAGCCTGAGCGCAAGAGGATAAAGCAACACAGAATTAGACGCTGACAGTTAGACGTAGTAACAGTTTCTTATTGATTGAAATCAAACTGGGCTCTTGACTATTATGAAAGAGATTAGCAAACGAGTGAATTTCCACTGAACATTAACACGTTTCCTGGCTGTCAATGTCGCTaaatctgtatttgttttatcaGACGAATTCCAACTGCTCTGCCTTGTAGTAGCTAAAAAAAGTGTGATGTGGGTACAGGGATAAATTATCAATAACAAATTTCCAAAAAGGGTTCAGAAGGTCACAGGATCAAAGCATGCAAGAGCTACCTGGACCCACCCAATACAAAACTTTACCTCCTCACCACCACACTGCATCATGGACTACATGTAACACGTTTTGAACTGCTCGAGTGTAACAGCGACCGCTAGAGGACAGAAATGAACTGTTTCTGATTTCTTGTCACTTCCTTAAATGAGTTGTTTCTCAGCTCAGTTACGCACAATTCGTATGAGATTTATTTGCAAGACATAAATTATTTCTAGAGATGACTtgtctcccttttcctttctgcGCAGGATCAAGGCAGAGGACTCTATGGACGTAGGCGTAATCATGCTGTTTTACGGTCTTTACTACGGCGTCATGGGCAGAGACTTTGCTGAAATCTGTTCTGACTACATGGCTTCTACAATTGGGgtaaatgactgtaaaaaacaaaaacaaaataaatgacttcATGTTTTAGCAGTGGTTTGCAGGATTTAGCTAATATGTGACTAAATAAAGTGTGTCAAACTCTGCAAGTCCTTAGTGCCCACTTGCGTCAAAATTGGCGCTTCTTCTCTGGGCCGTAACTTTGAACACGGGCACGAAACGCACATTTTTAGATGCAGTGTCACCTACATATCATACGTCATTACCTCCAATGTCCATTAAGAATTAAGGGTCCATTAATCTTGCCTGAcaatcatgtttttaagttttcttcagtatcaaagccATTGGGTGATTGCTGCCTGCACATCTGtggctacactgcaaacaggaacttgTAATAGCTAGTTGGTCGTACCCTTCATTGTGTCAGTTAGCCGAAAGTCAGACTAATATAAAATAcagggctcaagttgtagcccacagcgGTAATTCACTGCATCCCCATCAAGATCATATTTCCTGTTTACAGCCCCCAAGTTATGGAAACTGTGGTTCCAAAGATTAGATATGTTTTTGATCCTGCTGATTACAGTGTGCATTAGAGATACTTGCCCTGTGTTGAAAATCTGTGGACATACCTCTGGCTGCATTAAATATATGCACTGTCGTCCTTGTATGCGTGCGTTTTCAGTACTACAACAAGGGAGGCATGCCCAGCAGGAGCCTGACCAACGACATCTGCGCCGTGTGCGGTCAGAAGATCCTGGTGGACGTGGAGGAGGAAGGATTTATAGAGGACACCTACCAGCTCTCCTGTGGACACATGTATCCTAAAGCTCAGTTGATCCCTGCAGGAAAAAACAAGGCTGTTGAACTTTTTATTGGACGTGCAACTGTTCGGCCTAGCATAGCGCAAGAAATATCGGTTTATCCATTCAAGGAGTGCTTGTGCGCAGCGTCTCCAGCTGTAGCACCTGATACggtgtatttacatttcatcaGCTTGATTTCTCAGATGCTCGTcgtccaaagcaacttacagtAGGTGCATTGAGCCTCCATAGGAACAAGAGCTAGACGCCCGACGGATACAGTACCAGCACGGAACTCCCTCCAAAACCACAGATTGTCCTTTTGACATCTCTCCTTCTGTATGGGTCAAACGAGCAAGGCTAGACTGTGTAGATAAGACGGCCTTAGATTTGTTGGTAGGTGTAtgtttaacctttggacagagacaggctagctgcttcctcgtgtctccagtctttatgctaaaccgAGCTAATCAGCCGCTGgctcatatttcatatttacttcACAGACATGAGAGGGGCGTCAATCTTCTCACTCTCAGGAAAGGGGGACAAAAAGCATGGTTCCTTCCGACCGGAAGACGACAGTAGTGCTGGTACAGGCAATAGAGATGCAACAGCAGAGGTGAGAGACGGAGCAGTCTCTGTCTCCCCCAAGAGGTGAATCCAGGTCAGAAGATGTTCTAGTCACCAAGGTGGAGCCTtgagtttgtgtgcatgttgttcCTGAGGATGAGTTGCCGTCTGCTGATGTACTGTGAGCTACTTTTTCTAGACACGGAGgaatttattgtgtttattcTCTTCCGCTTTAAGGACGGCAGTATATCTTTTTTCAACTGTTATTAAGTTACTAAGTTATTTTTGTGTCCCAAAATATACGGCAATAGCCAAATACACTGAGATAAGCTATTCGTAAAGctgtcaaatttatttttagtcttttttccTTAACTTGACCCACCCCTCCAGATTCCACGAGTTCTGCATCCGCGGCTGGTGCATCGTGGGTAAGAAGCAGACGTGTCCGTACTGCAACGAGAAGGTTGACTTGAAGAGGATGATGAACAACCCGTATCCTTTTACCGGCACTGTGGGTCAGAGTTCATTAATAAGTGGTTCCACTCTAAACATCAAGTGCAGTTCTCACCAGGCGTTAGTTGGCCAACATCACACACTCGCAGACTAAACATCTGTCCTCTGGTTAAACACAGTCCACCAGAATCAGAACGCTAAAACACCAGcagctgcttaaaaaaaatctagactTCACCCAAAGGTATTTCACTATAATGGGACCTGCTGGCTGGAAAGAGTctttacaccccccccccaataatcagattaaaagaaaacttttgaTTGCAGGCTTTTTGAGGGCCCCTCCCCATGTTGGGGCCCCGGCTACGACACCTGTGGGAACAGGTGACAAAAAGCACAAAGGCCAAACTTCATCAGCGCAAATCCAGAAGTAGCTAAAAAGCCAAAAATTCACCAAATTCATCTGAAAAGGCAGCAACTGCCAAGTGTTGACTGAAGAGTGACACAGTGGGGGCCTCTTAATAGGCCTACTGGTAATAGATGGATGAATGTGAATCAGCATCGATACCTATTTTCTTTCAATATCATAATGTacacattgtttcattttaatataaGGTGGTGTTACGCACTGTTCCCCTGCAGTCCCAGAGGACTGAACTCGTACGTAGGTCGCCTCTCATCTATCCGAGCTCTCTCTCCTTAATTCCTTGGTCTCCTGCCAGCTGGGAGAAGACACACGTCCTCTACGGGCAGTTGCTCGACTGGCTCAGATACCTGGTTGCCTGGCAGCCCATCATCATCGGTATCGTTCACGGGATTAACTTCTCCCTGGGCCTTGAGTAGAGCCCAGAGGAACGCCGCCGTAGGTATGTCAGGAGTCGAGGGAAGTGCGAGAAACGTTTGGCAGCAAACTGTCAAAGTCAGCGCTACAAGGAACTGACCCGGGCTGCTTTTGAAGTCTTTTGTTTCTTTCGTACGTGTTCTGCGACTGAACGCTTGCACAGTTCCCCGCAGACCGATCCCACGTGGCCTGCGTCGCCGTGTGCAGAGGACACGGCGATCCCAAAACTGCTGCCAACttggacaaaaatatttaagCACAGATCCAGTATTTGATCTTTTCAAAACGTTTGACACAGGAAAGATGTGTCTGGTTTGGAACTTATGGAAACGTTGCTCTCatgcatgatgttttttttttttttgagataaaCCAATGCTTTTCTATGTACTGTGTCATGAAaatgccttttattttttatttttttagtagtTTTATTTGCACTCCTCCCTGCTGGTTCCATTGACACCACTAACGAGTTTCTGCCCAAACTCTTCTTTTAAAAGACTTAATGTGCATTTGGAAGGCTGCAGCTCTTTGCACATTGATTACAAAAAGGATAATTCTGTCCAAATAGTTGTGGTTTACACAAAACCTGTTTACATTTCATGTAACTTTGTTTATTACCGAAGTTTTTTTGGAACGTCTGTTTCGTCATCTTTTAATTTGTATGAGGCTAAAGTAAGTGGTCAGTTTATTGTAGCAGTTTGAGTAAATACGTCACCATTGAGTTTCTGAAGGAGTTTTGTAGACTGCAGTTACCACTGCAGCCGAACCTCCAGGATGTAAACCCGTGTAGAAGGGAGTAAAACATCCCGTCAAGGATCAATTTGAGGATTGTTTTACAGAACTGGGGGATAAATGGGTAGCGTGTACTCTTGGCTTTGTTGTCATTCTCCCAACACGGTGGCATGTGCCCCTTAACTCCCAATCTTTTAATAATGAGGTAGAATGGGTTTGATCAGATCCTTGAAAAGTTTTCCATCCATCAGGAAGAAAACTTTCCTCTGTCAAATCAAATAGACGTTGCTTTCTTATCAAGTCTGCTGCTATTAACtttgtattaaataaatatttataaaaccCCATCCAAGTGTCATAAGTTGTTCACACAGAAATGCCGTGGTCTTACTGAAGATTTTGATTTTCAGTCtgcctgtccctgctgctgaccccccttggtttcatcagaccagagaatctggTTTCTCACAGTCTAAGCGGCTGCCATGCGTCTGTCACTGAGGGCAGTCTTCCGTCTGGCCACcctgccataaagcccagatcggtggagtgctgcagtgatggttgtccttctggaagctTCTCCCacctccacacaggatctctggagctcagccagagtgaccgtCGGCtccttggtcacctctcttaccaaggcccttctccccccgATGGCTCAGTCTGGCCGGGCGcccagctctaggaagagtcctggttgttccgCATTTCTTCCACTGATGAATCACGGAGGCCACCGTTCTCCTGGGAACCTTCAatgaagcagatttttttttgtagccttccccagatctgtgcctcaacacagtACTGTCTCTGCAGGCAGGTCCTTCCACCTCACAgcttggtttttgctccgaTGTGCAtcgtcagctgtgagaccttaccCAGACACAGGCGCGTGTCTTTCTAAACTCTGTCCAATCGGTTCGGTTTGCCACAGGCGGACTCCAGTCGAGTTCTGGACACAGCTCAAGGACTGTTAAATCGAGCAGGAAGCAACTGACCACGGTGACGGCTCTGAACACTTTTTGTAatgagagatttctgtttttgattttaatacatttgcaaaaatgtctaaaaatatgttttgactttgtcattCTGGGTTAGTGGcttgatgggcaaaaatggcaaagaaTTTGAtccttttaaaattaaacctaCACCACTATAAAGTGAAGGAgtgtgaatactttctgaaagtCACGCTCTGTTGTGTATTTGACACAGATTCAGCTTTACTAAAAACAATAATCAATCATGAATTATGCCAAAGTCTCCCACAGCCTCTGTCTCAGcttcttaaaatgtatttgacgGGGGCAATGTACAGAATCTCCCTAAGAAGAAGAATTACTTTATTACTTCTTATTAAGACACTAGCTGCTAATAATTAACTGGTCACCTTGTTTTGCAGGATCACGCATTGATTAACtatggagaaaacaaaagacgCAAACAGTAAATAGTAATGACAGAACACGACTTTCATACGAACAGATGGAGCTCAGAGTGCTTTaccaaaacaaaggaaaagggaCCATTTAAACAGgtaaaatatcatttttttccaaaacaaaaacggAGGCAAGTGaaagtgataaagttacacaaagagaaataaatcagATAGAAATGATTGATATTCTACTGGGTGCTTTTCCCGCCTTACAAGGATGAAAATACGTTCAGTCCCTGTTGATAAATCGAACCAAACATCCAGAGTCACCggcttttttcctttcttcttttcccgTCGCGTCCAATCGTCTCCCGATCCACCCACCGGGAACCGGCTGCAGGTTCCTGCGCGTCCCCGGGGCGTTCCCGGTCAAACGAGGGGAAGAGCTCGAGTCGACTCTGTCGCAGCCCCGCCGGTGCCGTTTTGACCAGACCGACGCCGAAGTCTTCACGACCCACAGGTAGAGTTCGGGGAGTTATTCGCTTTCACAGAGAATGACGGTCCCTGAAAAGGGGactctgctgtttttactgtttttatttttaacgtAGTAAtagttttaatgtaaaaatgcaacTCGAGCTCAGGCTCGCATGGAAGGAAAGGAAACCGAAACTAGACCCAGGAGAGAGCACTTGCCCACCAAGGCCGGACGATCCTACATGTCTGGTCGGCTCTTTTAATAGGCGTGGGGGGGCAACCACACTCTTTAACTGCTTCAcactttcagattttttttgaaacCTTCATTCTGTTTGCGAAAATGCAAAACGGGGAGATTTTTTTGGGCGACGTGGTCTGGACGCCAAGTCGAGTCAGCCCCACCCAAACGGCTTCTCTCCGGAATGAAACTGACAACAAGCTTATCTTTTATCCCAAGAGCAGAGACAGCACACCGGGAAACCACATAGTCTGTGAGAcatagataataataatgtctgACTGAACTCATTCCTGTTCGTTGCTTTAAACACGTCGTTTTAACATCGACTCACTTTATTGTTGTGATGTTAGGTGGAGGAAAATGCCTCCCAAAAAGCAACCGATGATGAAGGACTTGAGGAGCTTTTTTCCGAAGAAGAGTGTAAGTAACATCCTGGCTACTAACAATGTTCTGTAATCAGTCGTCATCCGTGACTTGTGAAGCCGTAATGTCGACGAAAGCTAAGGCCGTCCCCGTGTAACGAGGCTGTCGTTTTCTATGCGGAACTAGCCACCGCTGATTTGCTTGTACACGCTCCTCTTTCATCAGGACAATCCTGGCGGCAGCGGCTCCCCCAGCGCAGAGAGCAGACAGCCAGCTGGCGCCACAGCGTCTAAGGTGAGCGCCCTGTCATTGCCACGTGGTCGCTGGCCCAGGAGGCCATCGAATAAGAAGTTCACGCGGAAAGTTTTCTCGAGATGTGGAACTTTTCCACACACGAGGGGTACAAAATGTTAGAGACACCTttcgatatatatatatatatatatcgcaGTCCAGAACAACACCGCCACCCGCTACGACcgcaataataaacataaagtAGAGCGATCACCTTTCCCACGGTGTCGCCGAA is a window of Xiphias gladius isolate SHS-SW01 ecotype Sanya breed wild chromosome 12, ASM1685928v1, whole genome shotgun sequence DNA encoding:
- the rnf175 gene encoding RING finger protein 175; translation: MASVHPPDDLLKMTHRENWKVQHEHLHVKHRGHEAMHAEMVLILIATLVVAQIVLVQWKQRHHRSYNLVTLVQMWVVPLYFTIKLYWWRFLSMWGMFSVITSYVIFRATRKPLSCRTPRMVYKWFLLIYKLSYAVGILGYLAIMFTMFGFNVFFRIKAEDSMDVGVIMLFYGLYYGVMGRDFAEICSDYMASTIGYYNKGGMPSRSLTNDICAVCGQKILVDVEEEGFIEDTYQLSCGHIFHEFCIRGWCIVGKKQTCPYCNEKVDLKRMMNNPWEKTHVLYGQLLDWLRYLVAWQPIIIGIVHGINFSLGLE